A stretch of DNA from Oryza brachyantha chromosome 9, ObraRS2, whole genome shotgun sequence:
CTCACAAAAGGGTTACTGAAGTAGTTtttacaagaaaaagaaaattggcGAGGAAGAATTTCCATGGTGTACTAGCTTTTGCAGCACACTAGCATTAGTGAACTTGCTTATATTGTACTTAAGTTCTTGCCAAGTCATTAGGACACGTACAAAGCACTCTAGTTACCGTCTCTCTCACTGCATTAGTGCTGACATGGAAGAGAGatgataggagagagaaaatcagTTGTTTTGCATGCAGTCAGCAAAATATTGACTCTTGGCGCATAAAACGTGAGGAGACAATCGAAAAATCTGTTTTGTACGcgtgctgactctaatcagaggtACCAACCAGATGGAATGCGAATGATGAAtcaattagtctataattataaAGAGTCAACTTGAGAAATTGTTCTTTGTATAAGGAGTTTTTTCTGCTAacgtggcttgagatagagcccaTATTGGACTGCCATTGAAAATGCCTTTAGTCGATTATTAGTTGACCAACCATTAGAGTTATTAATGGCCAAAATTAAGCCAGACCCGCCTGTCAAgaattgcatttttttaatacctaTATGACGGTTCACTTTATTTCACACTGTATACTACTCCAAATTTACATGCCGAACAAATATCTATAGTAATCcatccctcttttttctttccaagaGAGAGACAGATAGAGGGGCTGTCCATCTCTTACTTTCTAGCAAAATACCTGTAAGtttacaaaataaagaaaGCCATACATCAGcacatttgaaaatttattttgaacttttgaGGTTAGAACATTTTTCActcatatagaaaaatgtcTCACTTATTGTTAACACACAAGGAAGATTATGTTATGAGGTATAGGTTTTATTCATGACTCCTACTATTCTACCATGCATTTGGTTTGGAAAAATGCACAGTTGTTTCAGATGTTAGAAATAAGTTGGTGGTGGGATGACGTCAAATACTACTCACTATTACCTCTGCTCTATTTGAAGGACTATAGATAATGATGCGTAGTTTTCCTACCTATTCACTTGAGAAAACATACACTAATTGATATTCACATGTATGTGCGCTACTAGGCCTATTCTGAATGGCGTTCATCGATCAAATCGCGAATTCGTCCAAGTGTATGTGCACAGTGCACTACTCTGCCTTTTCGTTTGGATGCACTTCTCGTAGTATTTTTTGCAGCTCATCCAAATCTAATtcatattgttatttttatatcggTTATTAGTCTAATagaacatttattttatatctttcatatatattttattaatattttacgaTTACCTTTTCATATGTCTTTCTTATTATCTCCTCTTAAGATTGGATATCGAGATATGGTGTGAGGAGAGAAGCTCCAAATATGatatttctctttttaatatgatggatactctatttttagaggatgagatagaaTATCTACTggagtaacttttttttccacgTACTTTCAGAATATCTGGGAATTCTCCAAGAGCGTGTTTGGTTGCTAGGACGCTCATAGCCAACTCAGCAAGAAACATATAGGATATGCTAAGCCAGGTTATTGAAATGCAATtatgatgtgtttggttgttcATGATGATTTTGTATAGTATACTAGATGTTCTTTGGTTAATGAATTGAAGACATTGCATGAGTAGCAGGAACGTGTAAACAATTAACAGCAAAGTTTTGAGTTATCTTTAAAACACTTTACTAGAGATTGTACCTGTCATAGCGGTACTTTTAATATAGCTTGATACACATTAACACTACTTAATTTGTGCTAATTAACTTTTAATCATGTCACTAGCTAGCATGACCAACCTCTGGGACAAGCAAATCGGATTTTTGTTTCCCCCAAGCCAGGCCGAATGGTTCCTCATGAACTaggttagctagctaggatcCAACATATATACACCTACCCAAATTAACACAAcgatatttatatttacttaGCTTTGGGTAATAGGGAACCAAATGCCCCTTTATtgaatgcatataaaaatatttgaaaccTTCCCTTCTCACTCGGCCATAATGGGCATAGATTTGGTTGTACATTAGATCTATTTTTAAGAAGTTTATCTATGCTTAACTGCTCCAATAAGAGTTGCACAACTCTTGAAGCTAGCACTCAATATAGATAGTTTAATTGGAGTGAGTAGAAATTTTAAGTGAGGGATATGTTTAAAGAGGGATAAGCTTGAtgcttaataattaatcaaactCCCAatacttctttttctttattttttttaaacataggCAAGAAAGAAGGGGTGACCATAGGTCATAAAGGTTAGAGGTGAGGGAAAACAAAAACGTGGAAAGCTAAAAATTGGTCAAAGTTACTTGTGTGGTGTCCTATTCTATGTTTCTAATCTCTTTCATTAGAGAGTAcaaatatatgtgcataaactATACTCGTACCATTACACCCGTGCATGGCATATATGTGCATGCTCTTTGCACTCacttaaaatattatctaaagCATCAAGTGTCCCCAAGAGGCACTAGTTCCATAAATTTTTAGGCTCACTTTATTAGCTTTTTAAAGATGCATCCCATTTGGTCCTCTCTTTTACCATTAGATATTAGAAGATCATCGGACGAGAGACTAAGCAAATGAAATTCCTCTTCCTCCAAGTTCCAAGCAGAACATAGGACAAGAGGCCGACAGAATCATCAACAAGCTTGACCCCGGTGGTAGAGGAGCCATTACCCAAGGCCTGAGTTTTGCAAATGCATTGCGTCATATGAACAATCTGAACAAAGGGCAGTTTTACTATACTTAAGAAAATACCTATAGTATTAAAATTTACACTTAACATTTTGATACATCAAGATATAAAATAACTGgaagtataaattttacaataaaaaatatggtatctctcggtattttctcaaaaattataacattGATTCTGAACAAATGGATACCACGAGCACATGTGCTTGAGGTATTATTATATCCCATAGGCTTTAATTGATAGTTTCATATCCCATAGGCTTTAGTTGATAGTTGGCTTCAACACTACCAAATGATTTCAAAACGAGGTAGTTTTATGTGCTACTCTCTCCgacaaaaaataataggatttatatatagttttatagatTGAATTAGATTAAGTAGGTACATCAACTGGTTAATTAGCTTTATTATGGTGGAACCTATGTGCTCGGGCTTAAGTCCTAGACTTAAACCTAGTGTTTAGATTTACAGTTAATTATTCTTACTCATCTATTACTAGATATCTGTAGCAACTGGCCAATAATTCGGAAGTGGCCTTAGAGGTAGGGCGCACATGTAAAAGAAGAaactgttatatattttaggactGATGGAGTATATAAAAGGTTTTGATTTATATAACTCAACTGGTGGAGAAGACACTGAATTATTCATGTCTTGATACATTGGAACTTTGGAGaattaaacattatatcaTTCATACTTGTAACTCCCGAGTCCAAGGTTCCAAGCCCCCTATCTATTATGAACAAAATGTACAATACAAATACTGATATCTTCTCAGTAAATAGACGATCGATGAAACAAATTAATCCGGAGGACAAGTTCAAACGAGAAAGTCCCTTCAATAAATTTAAAGGTTACGGAAAAATGAGCATTTATGCACCCTCAGTCAAGAGTCAAAGAAAACCATTAAGCGCCGTCTGGTTCCAACTTCCAATTGCACATTCCAGCCTCCGGTGACTGTTCaagatccaaaaaaaatggctGATTCCCCACTTGAAAATTCATCTCGGGTCATCAGGTAAAACTGCTGTGATTAATTGAGTCGTTCAGTTCTAGATTGACGATCATGCCCTCACGAGCAAACTTTGGTTAAAATGGCACGAGCCCAGAGTGCTCCTAGTCGACCATTTTGTCAGTCACTTGAGGAGCTGAGAGTAATACAGCCACACGCACAATCTGCGTCTCCTCTGATATCACATTCGGCATGGAAAACTGCTCTCACCGGCCGGTGGTCAGATAACCTGTAGTTGCATGTGTCATATTGGATTTGCTTCAGGCCCTTGCCCCGCCAAAGAATGCGGTCACACCTGCGCCCACACAATGGAAGAATCAAGAAGGGGCAGCATGAAGGCCATCAATTCacaatcaaaattcaaaagcaTCTCAGGCTGTAAGGGTTTTCAGGTCTCGATGAGCTGACCATGCCGGGGCACGCTTCTTCTTGCCGAGAGCCCCATCGAAGCACCAGTAGTACTGATCGGAGTTGGGGTGGTATTTGTAGGTGGGAGAGAACGTGATCAGCCCTTCTTGCCAGCCATCAAAATGCTGGCCCGTCGAGAACTCGAGCAATAGCTGCAGTTGCACCAAGAGATTGatgagaagagaaagaaaaatatactgtGGTTGGTAATTTATGCGCGATCGACTTCTCATCGATGGGTTAAGATGGAAGTTTCAAGATAGCTCGTTGAACAGTACCTGGTCGTTCTCTAACAAGATGGACCAGTTCTTGTCTTCCACCAGCAACCTTGTCTCAGCCTCTTCCAAGGATATCCTATAGTTCAAGTCACCGAGCAAAACGACTTGACTGCATAGATGATAAAGAACAAACACAATATAAGACAATAAACAAATTATCGGTACAATAGAATGGATGAGAGATGATGAACTGAGTGATGTATGCACGACGGCATTTCGTAACTTGCAGGATTCTTAATTCTTAGCTGGGTACCCCTTATTAGGAAGGAGACCATGTACGATTAGCTAATTAATAAATGTCATGCCAATGCAAACTAACCTACAAAATAATGTGATCATTGGAATAAAAGTACAAAATCTAACCCTATGTCTAACAGTAGGGATCTATAGTTGCTTGATactgataacaaaaaaaaataatgtaagatgGCTAGCTAGGAACCAACCATTGAGAAAAATCTAAGAACAATTCGTTGGTTCATTGAACAAGAGTAAAAATACAGGAGGGCAGTGAGATACTGTTTGTCCACCTACTCGTGGTCGAGGATCTTCTTTGGCAATTCTTGGGTTGCACCACCAGGAAATCTCGTCCTAATGAGAATATCCGCAGCATCGAAATTCCTCAACAGTACATCCCCTTGTTTGCCACCTGAAGCCAAGTGACagcaaacaaagcaaaaacTTGTCTCGTGTAACACGAATCGAATCGACACCGAGCCCTGCAATCCACATATCCAAATACATAGTTATGTGATTGCATAAAAGGAAGGTATGCACTTCGTACTGCTAATGTTTGGATCTTGTGCGTACCTTGTTCCCTAGGTAGCCCATGATGCCGGAACCAACACATGACACATTCAGATGGTGAATGTATGGCCGAAGATTGCTTCTCACCCAGACTGACATAAAGATGCCCACCATCTGCTTGCTCATGATGCATCTGAAGTGGTCTTCCTGCGCAGATCTCTCCATTGCACTGCTATTGGTAATTTCTGGATGCATTTCTGCTGCTCCTCTCCTTTTGTGTAGTGCCTCCCCTATCAGTGAATTCCACTTTGTAGATATACAGCTATTCCTAGGACCAAGCACATTTCTTGCGTTGAGTGGAACTATCTCTTGGAACCTAAAGCACCATGAACACAAATATTATTCAGCTAGAACAAGACAGAACTGTCAACAATAGATCAGTCAGCCCCctcaagaaaagaagagaggatGAGTtaaaaggttgaagtgagcTAACTACCCAAGAACATAGATGTCATAGGAGTTGGCTCTTGAATCCAACCAATCTTCCAAGTCTAGATCACTGGATGGTGTCATGCCACCAACATTCCACGTACTAGTGAACACCCTTCACACGAACAACAAATTATGCAAATTATCATATATGAAATGCAGTGAGCCAACTTATAGTGCAATGCAAACTACCACAAAAGTCACCTGTATCTGAGCATATCATTCTGCCCATCCAAAGGCCTCTTTCCCAAGGTTTCATCCACTACGCCTGAAATCTCAGCAACGTTTCGATGGCCACACAGCTTCTGCCGTTGCGATAGCTTGCTTGTTATCAGTCTTGGCAGGATGATCTGGACGAAGAACAGCAGAAGTTATACAAATCTGCAACAGAGATATGATGAAAGTAGTAGCAGATACTTGTCTGCTCACATGTTTCTCTCCCATAATATTGCAGGGACGGGGAAGATATCGTCTCCTCCTCTAATAGTAGCATGCAGGAACCTACATGCATGAGCAAGTAATCACCAAACATGGAGAACTACTGCAAGATATATAGCTAAGCAAATGGGCAGGAAAGGAAAGGGAGAAAACTGTAGCTTTGATGTTGACAGAGTTGCAGGTCAAGCTTCTCATTGTTTCCAATAATTTCAGAGATCAGAACATTCAGATGGTACAGCACATATTCCGCTGAAGACATGTTAAGCTTTTTCTAGACCAACAGGTTTACGGCCGGTTCTGGTCTTAACAAAGACAGCAGCTTATAGCTTATATTTTAGCATGTCTTGTGCCCGTGGCTCTATGCTAAGAAATGAGTATAGAGGCAAtacagaaaacaaaaaagggtAAAGTAATCAAGTGGTATAAAAAGtaatgcaaatatgcaatccAGAGTGTTCTGATTTGCGAGCTACACTGTCATACTTGACGGTTTGGCTCATTGGCTGAGAAAGAAACCATCCTCTGTTGAATAATGGCTGGCTGGTAAGAGACAAAGGCACACTTGTGCAACTTGCATacctaatattatatttattattatctgTTTGTTATGCTACCATTGGTTCTGGCAAGGCAATCATGCAAGTTGGGTTTGAAATTTTCCAGAATTTGGACTCATGTACCTATTTGCATGTGTCTATTGTTTGGAGGATTGTAACAAGAGATCTCAAGAATGTAGCAGCTTTTGCTCTGTGGTTGACTGTGTAGATAGATCCTGTAGGCAGCATAGGCTCTATAGACCTATAAAACAATTCTACTAGGGTGTTAATGCGCTTAATTATCTGCAGTTTTCTAACATAAAAGTCCTAGTTGGCTTACCTCTGCATGAACTCCAAAAGGTAGATATTATGTTTGATGGTTATCAGATTGCACTTCTCTCCAGAGGGTAAAAACAGTTGTTATCATATTGCACTTCTCTCCAGAGGGTAAAAACAGTTGCAAATGGTGAATTCCTGGGCCACCTTCCAGAGATAGCACAATATAACAGAAAACACTCCTTCAGCTTTATCTGTTGTGTATAGAAATTATGAAGACACTATAATGCGAATTGACAAAAGCTCAAtccaacattaaaaaataagggACAAAAAAAGACAAGCAAACACCTCTAGGCAGGACCAGTGCCCACCGTTCATTCCCCTGAACAGACGAATTGGTAGATTCTGGCTACTCCATATTTCTTCATTTGACAAGGCACCATTCACATGAAACAAGCATCGTTCTTTTATGCACTGGCAGAAACCAAGGCAGCAGTATGGTCCAAAAGTGGAGAAATTCTGTTCGTTCATTTCCCTGATACACCTAACTGTGCATTGGCATGCAGCTATGCACAGCTGTGGAATCTAAAAGATTTTATGTTTGTAGCCTGATGTGAGAGAACCTGAAGTAATGAACAATGGACAGTAGTAGTTTCCAATCAGTCTCCAGTCACATATTATTAGTACTACTAGAAGAACATCACAGATGTATGTATCAGCTGCAGAATTAAGTAcagtatattttgttgttgatctGATTTTTACATTAAATGAGATCAATTCATACATAGAAGTAATTAGAATGATGTAgagtttcaaaaatttattcatgatgATAGTTTGTGGAGACCTAAATCTGGCAAAGTCTTTCACATTACTGAGTGATGTGGAtggaaaaacatatatgaaaaatgcCATGTAAAGTTGGTCACTATTTCATCACCATGATAATAAAGAGTTCAACTGAAATAAACATGACTTATTTGCACATGACAATACAGATATTTACTTTGCATGGCAATTTATCAGTATCAATAACCAGATCACCATATAACTATCAGTGGAATAATGGCATAACCTATCCTGATGTTTCTTGCTGATCACAAACACAGAGGGCTGCTATGCAAGCTAAATGCTAACACAGTAACACGGTTAGATGTGAACTAAACTAGTTGCTTTCAAAAATACACTTGATGTTAATCTCTAccattatttttcctttcaatAAAATGAGGTAAAATCAGTGTGAATTGATTTTTATCATATCATACCATGCACAACTTCCCAAGAAATTAGCGCTGTTGGATATTACAGCTCAAAGTTGTTTGTCTTCTGTGTGCTGTTGGTACAGAGTTACAAACATACgggaaaaaaacaatacaTTGTAGCTCCATTCTGGACATA
This window harbors:
- the LOC102706779 gene encoding type IV inositol polyphosphate 5-phosphatase 9-like, with the protein product MGEKHIILPRLITSKLSQRQKLCGHRNVAEISGVVDETLGKRPLDGQNDMLRYRVFTSTWNVGGMTPSSDLDLEDWLDSRANSYDIYVLGFQEIVPLNARNVLGPRNSCISTKWNSLIGEALHKRRGAAEMHPEITNSSAMERSAQEDHFRCIMSKQMVGIFMSVWVRSNLRPYIHHLNVSCVGSGIMGYLGNKGSVSIRFVLHETSFCFVCCHLASGGKQGDVLLRNFDAADILIRTRFPGGATQELPKKILDHDQVVLLGDLNYRISLEEAETRLLVEDKNWSILLENDQLLLEFSTGQHFDGWQEGLITFSPTYKYHPNSDQYYWCFDGALGKKKRAPAWCDRILWRGKGLKQIQYDTCNYRLSDHRPVRAVFHAECDIRGDADCACGCITLSSSSD